A portion of the Thermodesulfobacteriota bacterium genome contains these proteins:
- the yfcD gene encoding NUDIX hydrolase YfcD, whose translation MVAIVDAENRVVGSAPRREMRARNLPHRAAYVLVFNGRGELFVQRRTAAKDVYPAHWDTAAGGVVLAGESYDEAAARELEEELGVRGVPLAAHFDFYHEDRGNRVWGRVYSCVADGPFSLQPEEVESGRFLAPGDVPALAAREPFTPDGLRVLRRYLELAPPVT comes from the coding sequence ATGGTTGCGATCGTCGACGCCGAGAACCGGGTGGTGGGGTCGGCGCCGCGCCGGGAGATGCGCGCCCGCAACCTGCCCCACCGGGCCGCGTACGTGCTCGTCTTCAACGGCCGCGGCGAGCTCTTCGTGCAGCGGCGCACGGCGGCGAAGGACGTGTACCCCGCCCACTGGGACACGGCGGCGGGGGGCGTGGTGTTGGCCGGGGAGAGCTACGACGAGGCCGCGGCCCGGGAGTTGGAGGAGGAACTGGGCGTTCGCGGTGTGCCCCTCGCGGCGCATTTCGACTTCTACCACGAGGACAGGGGCAACCGGGTCTGGGGCCGGGTCTACTCGTGCGTAGCCGACGGTCCTTTCTCCCTCCAGCCCGAGGAGGTGGAGAGCGGCCGTTTCCTCGCCCCCGGCGACGTGCCGGCCTTGGCTGCCCGCGAGCCCTTCACTCCCGACGGCCTCCGGGTGTTGCGGCGCTACCTGGAGCTCGCGCCTCCGGTCACGTGA
- a CDS encoding TatD family hydrolase: MFDSHVHFDAEPFFADLGEVAARTRAAGVTGAVNPAIDLASSARTKAIHEAQPWILPAAGFHPLYLDPWEEPPEAELDALLRAGAYVAIGEAGLDFWHGRDDEARQRAFLEAQGRLARRYGLPVLLHVRKGFYEALAVLRQAGFTGPGVCHAFSGTRDMARLALDRGFHLSACATITYPERSRLREVFRWAPRDRILVETDAPDIPPLARRGQVHRPWDLPLTVAALAEAMGVTPGEAAEVTEENARRLFGGERKLEPPRHEDTKNARPACL; encoded by the coding sequence ATGTTCGATTCCCACGTCCACTTCGATGCCGAGCCGTTCTTCGCCGACCTGGGGGAGGTGGCAGCCCGCACCCGGGCCGCGGGAGTGACCGGTGCGGTGAACCCGGCCATCGACCTGGCGTCGAGCGCGCGGACGAAGGCGATCCACGAGGCCCAGCCGTGGATCCTCCCGGCGGCCGGCTTCCACCCCCTGTACCTCGACCCGTGGGAGGAGCCGCCGGAGGCGGAGCTCGACGCCCTGCTGCGGGCCGGCGCCTACGTCGCCATCGGCGAGGCGGGCCTGGACTTCTGGCACGGCCGGGACGACGAGGCGCGGCAGCGAGCGTTTCTCGAAGCCCAGGGCCGGCTGGCCCGACGCTACGGGCTCCCGGTCCTCCTCCACGTGCGCAAGGGGTTCTACGAGGCCCTTGCGGTGCTCCGGCAGGCGGGATTCACTGGCCCCGGGGTCTGCCACGCGTTCTCGGGAACCCGCGACATGGCCCGGCTGGCCCTGGACCGGGGCTTCCACCTCTCGGCCTGCGCGACGATCACCTACCCGGAGCGGTCGCGCCTGCGGGAGGTGTTCCGCTGGGCACCCCGGGACCGGATCCTGGTGGAGACCGACGCCCCCGACATCCCACCGCTTGCCCGCAGGGGCCAGGTCCACCGGCCCTGGGACCTGCCCCTCACCGTAGCGGCCCTGGCGGAGGCCATGGGGGTAACACCCGGGGAGGCCGCGGAGGTTACGGAGGAAAACGCCCGGAGGCTCTTCGGGGGTGAGCGGAAGCTTGAACCACCAAGGCACGAAGACACCAAGAATGCGCGCCCCGCCTGCTTGTGA